A part of Synchiropus splendidus isolate RoL2022-P1 chromosome 19, RoL_Sspl_1.0, whole genome shotgun sequence genomic DNA contains:
- the cmc4 gene encoding cx9C motif-containing protein 4 — protein MPQKDPCQKQACDIQKCLQANKYMESQCEEVIREMRRCCQTHANNSICCSGFKENKTPENRCST, from the exons ATGCCTCAAAAAGACCCGTGTCAAAAGCAAGCGTGTGACATCCAGAAGTGTTTACAAG CGAATAAGTACATGGAGAGCCAGTGTGAAGAAGTGATCCGGGAGATGCGGCGATGCTGTCAAACTCACGCCAATAACTCCATCTGCTGCTCCGGATTCAAGGAGAACAAAACACCGGAGAACAGATGTAGCACGTGA
- the LOC128751191 gene encoding hsp90 co-chaperone Cdc37, with translation MSRIDYSVWDHIEVSDDEDDTHPNIDTPSLFRWRHQARVDRMEEFKKKEQDLDKSLSECRRKLSEAQKKVQELTISSAGDGKSDVAKAQAEEKKLKKEERDWERKLEDHRREEKKMPWNVDTLSKEGFSKSIVNVKPEQTEETEEEKEKKHKTFVEKYEKQIKHFGMLHRWDDSQKYLSDNPHLVCEETANYLVIMCIDLEVEEKHALMEQVAHQTIVMQFILELAKSLKVDPRGCFRQFFAKIKTSDQQYMDAFNDELESFKERVRGRAKIRIEKAMKEYEEEERQKRLGPGGLDPVDVYESLPAEMQKCFDEKDIGMLQDVISKMDPTEAKAHMKACIDSGLWVPNSKPDDGDEKEDDGTYEEVKQEPEEAEKKQ, from the exons ATGTCCAGGATAGACTACAGTGTTTGGGACCACATTGAGGTTTCCGACGATGAAGATGACACCCATCCCAACATCGACACACCCAGTCTTTTCAGGTGGCGACACCAG gCTCGGGTTGACAGAATGGAAGAGTTTAAGAAGAAAGAGCAAGACCTTGACAAGTCACTCTCTGAGTGCCGTCGTAAGTTGTCTGAGGCTCAGAAAAAAGTGCAGGAGCTCACCATTTCGTCAGCGGGTGACGGTAAATCCGACGTGGCCAAAGCTCAAgctgaggagaagaagctgaagaaagaggAGCGGGACTGggagaggaagctggaggacCACCGtcgagaggagaagaagatgccCTGGAATGTGGACACACTTAGTAAAGAGGGCTTCAGCAAG AGCATTGTTAATGTCAAGCCAGAACAAACTGAGGAGACcgaagaagaaaaggagaaaaaacacaaaacctttGTTGAAAAATATGAGAAGCAGATCAAACATTTTG GGATGCTGCACCGCTGGGACGACAGTCAGAAGTATCTCTCCGACAACCCTCATTTGGTGTGTGAAGAGACCGCCAACTACCTGGTCATCATGTGTATCGATTTGGAGGTAGAGGAG AAACATGCCTTGATGGAACAGGTGGCTCACCAGACCATTGTCATGCAATTCATTCTGGAGTTGGCAAAGAGTCTGAAGGTGGACCCTCGTGGATGCTTCCGCCAGTTTTTCGCCAAGATCAAG ACCTCAGATCAGCAGTACATGGATGCTTTCAATGATGAGCTGGAGTCCTTCAAAGAGCGCGTCAGGGGCCGCGCCAAGATCCGCATCGAGAAGGCCATGAAGGAgtatgaggaagaggagcggcaGAAGCGGCTGGGACCAGGAGGCCTGGATCCCGTCGACGTGTATGAAAGTTTGCCCGCT GAGATGCAGAAGTGCTTCGACGAGAAGGACATTGGGATGCTGCAGGATGTGATCAGTAAAATGGATCCAACT GAGGCGAAGGCGCACATGAAGGCTTGCATAGATTCTGGTTTGTGGGTGCCCAACTCCAAACCAGATGACGGTGATGAGAAAGAGGACGACGGGACGTACGAGGAGGTCAAACAAGAGCCAGAAGAAGCAGAGAAGAAGCAATGA